From the genome of Oscillospiraceae bacterium:
AAAGCCGGTCAGTTCCTTGCCGCCCGGCACGCCGTGAAAGACTGCCCGGCAAAATTCCTGCCCCCTGCAGAAACCGGTCGCCGGCAGCAGTGCCGCATCCAGCGCCCGGTCTGCTACAGCGTCTTCCCCTGGGGAAAGCGCCCGCAGCGAAAGCGATGGACACAAACCGGTGAAATGTTTTAAAAAGGAAAGCATTTCGCTGCTTTTTTCTCCTGCATCCGCCAAACAGATCACCGTCACCGGCTGCTGCACCCGCGCAAGAAGCGTTTGCAGCTGGCTCTGCAGTTCTTCTGAAATCAGTGGACTTTTGGCAGACCGTTCTGTCAAATCAATCGACATGAAATCCTCCCCTTTCTGCAAAAGCAGCTTTGCTCCCTTACAGCATACCGACCAGATCAAGACTCGGCGTCAGCGTTTCGGCACCAGGCTTCCACTTGGCCGGGCAGACCTGGTCACCGTGCTCGGCGACAAAGCGGGCCGCCTGCAGTTTGCGCAGCAGTTCCTCTGCATTGCGGCCAATTCCCATATCGTTTACTTCGTACAATACTACCTGTGCCTCGGGATTCAGCACAAAAGTTGCGCGGTACGCCTGCCCTGCCGCTTCGTCCAGTACACCAAACTGACGCGCCAACACACCGGCCGGGTCGCCGATCATGGGGAATGGAATTCTGCGAATGGTTTCAGAAGCATCTGCCCACGCTTTGTGCACAAAGTGGGTGTCTTCACTGACCGAATAGACCTCGCAGTTTTCGGCCGCTATGCGGTCATAAAGGTCGGCCATATCGCTCAGTTCTGTCGGGCAGACAAAGGTAAAGTCTGCTGGATAAAACATAAAGACCGACCAGTGCCCCAGCAGATCTTTGCGGGAAACGGTTTTAAATGCGCCCTTTTGGTATGCGTCAACTGTAAAATCTTCCGGTGTAAAATGAATATAATTGTTCATACTTTTAGGCCCCTTTCCGGTGAATCATTTTTATATGAGAAACGGTTTTGCAACCAAATTGTAGCAAATCTCAGCCGAGAAAGCAAGCCGTTTCTGTCTATAAATGCTATAAAATGCTACATTATGCGAAAAAATTAAAATAAAATACTTGAATTTTTAGGCAATAGTTGCTATACTACAGAAAGAACAGCCTGTCTTATCTATGTTGATAATATTCTATAAGGAATAGGGAGGTATCATAATAATGGGAAAGAAAAAACTGGGCATCGATAATATGAATGGCTTAACACACAAGGACGATAAAACCTGTGGCTTAAAGGACATGAACTGCGTCGATGACGAAAAAGACAAGACCTGCGGTCTGGATGACATGAACTGCGTCGGCAAAGATGATGATTCTTCCTGCAGCTTAGACAATATGAACTGTGAGGACGACAACAAAAAGTAATCTTTTCAAAAACACAAAAGCGGTGCAGCAGAGATTTCTGCCGTACCGCTTTTTTATCTACACAGCTATTCAGTTTTGCTTCGTATGCTGAATGAAGTTCCAGGAATCCCGGCACATATCGTCCAGATTATATTTTGCTTCCCAGCCAAGCTCGCGTTTTGCCTTTGAGGCATCTGCATAGCAGGTGGCAATATCGCCTGCGCGGCGCGGTGCAATTTTGTAATTGATCTTTTTGCCGGAAGCTCTTTCAAAAGCATGTACCACTTCCAGCACGCTGCTGCCACGGCCGGTGCCAAGGTTGTAGATTTCGCAGCCATGGGCGGTTTCCAGCTTTTTCAGGGCACAGATATGGCCGCTCGCAAGGTCGCAGACATGGATATAGTCGCGTACGCCGGTGCCATCGGGGGTGTCATAGTCATCGCCGTAAACCGAAAGGCAGGGCAGAATGCCCGCCGCAACACGCGAAATGTAAGGCATCAGGTTGTTCGGAATACCGTTCGGGTTTTCTCCGATTAAGCCCGAGGGATGCGCGCCAATGGGGTTAAAGTAACGCAGCAGCGCAACCTTTATTTCTTTATCTGCAACGCAGAGGTCCTGCAGAATCTGCTCTGTCATAACCTTCGTCGTACCATACGGATTTGTAGTGCCGCCAATCGGCATATCTTCTTTAAAAGGCACCGGGTTATTGCTGCCGTACACTGTCGCAGAGGAGCTGAAAACCAGCTTTTTCACACTGTATTTACGCATCAGCTGCAGCAGATTTAAAGTACCTGTCAAGTTGTTTGTGTAGTACTCCAGCGGTTTCTGCACGCTTTCCCCTACTGCTTTCAGCGCGGCGAAGTGGATGACAGCATCGATCTTGTTTTCGGCAAAGACCTTTTCAAAAGCCGGCTTGTCCAGCATATCGCACTGATAGAATGGGAAATCTTTCCCTGTGATAGTACGAATTGCATTGACTGCATTCATATTGGAATTTACGAAATTGTCCATTACCACGACCTGATAGCCGTTTTCAAGCAGTGCGACGCAGGTGTGGCTGCCAATGAAACCGGCGCCGCCGGTAACGAGGATTGTCTCCATATTGCATTTCCTTTCCGCCGGTTTCTGCCGGCACAGAGTTGTTCCGATTCTTATACACTGTTAGCTTACATCATACACCGCCGCACCCCGGCCGGTCAAGTCTTTTATTGGTCTTGTGCGGGGCGGTTCTGCAGATATTTCTGGTAAGCGGCACGCAGCTCTTTGCTGGTCTCTTCCGGGCAGGTAGGGTTGCAGTTTGCCCAGGCGCCCGTTTCACTGGAAGCGTTGAATTTCTGCTTAACCGCGCTGCGCATAGGCGGGAAAAACTTAATGTGGTAGTGGCAGAAGCTGTCATAGTCTCCGCTGTTGACCGGGGCGCTGTACATGCACATCATATAGGGGAAGCGGTAGTCAAACAGGGCGTCCAGCATTCCTACGGTGTCGCGAATCGTAACACCAAGGCTGTCTTTTTCCGCGTCGGTCAGGTCAACAATGCGGGAAACATGGCGGTTTGTCATAATATATACGCCATAAGGATAGTCCGTATAGAATGGCAGGTAAACGGTAAAGAATTCATTTTGGAAAATGATGCGCTTCTGCTCTTTCAGCTCATTTTTCAGGGTGTCACAGAAAAGGCAGGTGCCGTTTTTCTCATAGTATTCCCTTGCGCTGTTGGTCTCTACCTGAATCCGCTTTGGAATAAAAGGATAGCCATACATCTGGCCATGCGGGTGTGGCATTGTCACGCCAACTACATCGCCGCGGTTTTCAAACGGGAAAATATACTTGATTTTAGGGTCAGCGGCCATTTTTGTGAAGCGCTCACACCAAAGGTCCACCAGTTTGCGCATGTGGCTGTCAGAGAGCTGCGGCATAGTGGTTGTGTGACCGGGTGAGTACAAAATGACTTCGCATTTGCCGTAATTTGGTGCGGTTTTAAAGAAATCTGTAGTTACGTCATCCGGCGCAGGCGGGTCCTGTGTCAGAGCCGGAAAATCGTTGTCATACTCCATCACTTCATAGTCCGGCACATTGCCGAATTTGGGGCAAAACGGGCAGTAGTCTTTCGGCATCTGCGGGCGGTTCTGCCGATTGCTCGCAATCATGTGCCAATCCTGCAAAAAGGGGTTCCATCTGAGTTCAGCCATTCATAAATCCTCCGTTTTATCCTATTTCTCTTGCCAATATGTAAAAATAAATATAGATGACGATTAATTACAGAATCTGCACGCCGCCAACCGGCCGTACCCGCAGCA
Proteins encoded in this window:
- a CDS encoding thioredoxin family protein; the protein is MSIDLTERSAKSPLISEELQSQLQTLLARVQQPVTVICLADAGEKSSEMLSFLKHFTGLCPSLSLRALSPGEDAVADRALDAALLPATGFCRGQEFCRAVFHGVPGGKELTGFVSALLAFTGTAKPLDKPTLKDIARIKKPAKVQICVSLGCTHCAKTVMCAQRIAQENPLITAHMIDANLYPELVKKYQIERVPVLLVDGEEASVGGQTMPEICTILRKR
- a CDS encoding redoxin domain-containing protein → MNNYIHFTPEDFTVDAYQKGAFKTVSRKDLLGHWSVFMFYPADFTFVCPTELSDMADLYDRIAAENCEVYSVSEDTHFVHKAWADASETIRRIPFPMIGDPAGVLARQFGVLDEAAGQAYRATFVLNPEAQVVLYEVNDMGIGRNAEELLRKLQAARFVAEHGDQVCPAKWKPGAETLTPSLDLVGML
- the galE gene encoding UDP-glucose 4-epimerase GalE yields the protein METILVTGGAGFIGSHTCVALLENGYQVVVMDNFVNSNMNAVNAIRTITGKDFPFYQCDMLDKPAFEKVFAENKIDAVIHFAALKAVGESVQKPLEYYTNNLTGTLNLLQLMRKYSVKKLVFSSSATVYGSNNPVPFKEDMPIGGTTNPYGTTKVMTEQILQDLCVADKEIKVALLRYFNPIGAHPSGLIGENPNGIPNNLMPYISRVAAGILPCLSVYGDDYDTPDGTGVRDYIHVCDLASGHICALKKLETAHGCEIYNLGTGRGSSVLEVVHAFERASGKKINYKIAPRRAGDIATCYADASKAKRELGWEAKYNLDDMCRDSWNFIQHTKQN
- the galT gene encoding galactose-1-phosphate uridylyltransferase, whose protein sequence is MAELRWNPFLQDWHMIASNRQNRPQMPKDYCPFCPKFGNVPDYEVMEYDNDFPALTQDPPAPDDVTTDFFKTAPNYGKCEVILYSPGHTTTMPQLSDSHMRKLVDLWCERFTKMAADPKIKYIFPFENRGDVVGVTMPHPHGQMYGYPFIPKRIQVETNSAREYYEKNGTCLFCDTLKNELKEQKRIIFQNEFFTVYLPFYTDYPYGVYIMTNRHVSRIVDLTDAEKDSLGVTIRDTVGMLDALFDYRFPYMMCMYSAPVNSGDYDSFCHYHIKFFPPMRSAVKQKFNASSETGAWANCNPTCPEETSKELRAAYQKYLQNRPAQDQ